The genomic segment atttgagtataaaaaaaaaaattatgcaatacCTGTTATCGATATTCTTACATTTCTTacacttatattttaacaacaatattacattttcaaatattattgatttagaaaaaaatcaacacAACATAAATATTCTAATGAAGTTAAAAGATACAAATGTTTATCATTAGCTCaaaaaaagctaaaatatttttagaaaatagttcatttttaaattaaaacaaaaaaaaaatagtaattattatagttttacccaattattttgaaatgtttaattaggattttttacttttaatccaCCAAATTACCAGCTAAATCTTATTTGATACCAAAAACTTCCCtcaaagttaaaaattcaagtatttttaatgcACCTTATACTGGTGACGTCAAAAAAGcactaaaaaataacacatcatAGTATAACCACCCAGAATTTAAAGATCAATTGAATAATTCAaactatcaaataattaaaaaattctacCTATAAAATTAGACTGTCATGACAAAATATCTATACTGTTTGTATCTGTCTATCagcattgtaatttgtagatgAGATGATAGCTATGAAGTATCACCTACCTAAAATTGAGAACGTTTTTTATCAGTGTAATAGTATGCTTGTAgctaggtactaaaatatatgaCCAGTAAACAATAtactgaaaattttataaatgcagTACCTTACTTGCACgttagatttaattaaaaacatgttttttatataaaataagtattataagtaattacctagataataattaattttaataatattttaaattttaatacgcTGAACACCTACAACAATATTAACTATCTTTGATCATTTACATGTCAAGTATTTGATATGATTTCAAATGTATAAGATGTATAGTGCGTGATATCACCAAACTGTTTATCGATTAAGTAAGATTTgtttatagattaaaatttgaaatttttttttttcatagcttATTTAAGTCTTTTTTTTACGTTGTTATACTATTGATTCTGtctcttaatttttttctctgggTTTTCTCTTAAATTCAACTCGAATATTCAAAAGACTGACAACATCGACtgcaaactatataaataaggCTCGGAGCTCCAATGCCCACCATAACCTCCTCAAAttccgaatataatatattacggttGATGAACTTTCTACGGTGTCTCATcttctgtaatataatataaatgatattccGATGGCCACGTCGAGAATGCCCTGTTTGTCATCGTACccttataacaatatatgtcGTACCGTCCGAAAGCGATTTAATAAAGTCCGTTCCGTGATGCGTGACGATAAGTTACGCAGCGAATTTCCTGATGAACATTATGCGACTGCGTTCTGATTGTGTTCGGCGTGTAAATGTGCGCCTATATATGCGTTCCCCGCTCGGGTAAAATTGCCAATTTATCTCGTCCCGACAGTTTCGTGTATCCCAAACGCCCTAAAAACGTATATACCCACCTTACACAATATAAGTGAACAACCCCAGTCTTGACGCacaggtataatatactttcataCGCGCATAACGGCGACGGTGTCGGTACGAAATGGGTGACTTGGGTAGCTCTGCGTACACGGTAGGTGTACCCATACGATTTATGCGCATACGCGCGAATACTGCTACTGTATATTGCGCGTATATAACAATGTGATATGTACCTACGACTTGGTTAATGGTTATGGCATACGGTTAACGTGACGGACGCCGATGACCATCCCGACAGACGTTTCGAGCGATCGGTTTTCAAACGGGACGAGAAATTATACAacgacgattataataataggctTATTACAATAGCTGTACCTATACAGAGCTTTATTTGGCAtggtatgtattttatagacaGTGCCATGACGTCATATATTCGCTTTTCAGGTCAAGTGTCCGTACTACAACACCGTGACGTTTTCTAAGTGCTAGTAATCCCAAACTTAACTTTTGTACGGCTGGGATCTAAAGGAAATACAATAAGTGCATACAAATTCAGGCACTGGAACCGAAACTAAAAGAACCAGTTATGGAACCggatcttttaaaatattaagaaccggaaccggaatttttgaaataattaggttcttttaggttcaaaataaaattatataatttatcataatttaatggtataaatgttttgtgtataaactatgtatcgatcatatgagttttctaatatttctcatactattgATTAAACCCACATtccggataggtatttaaaatttttatacttttcgttacctaaattatctggaacAGGTACTGAAATTATTTGGAACTGGTACTCAAATTATTTGGGATCGataccttcatttttttttttaatcaaaaaatcagAACCGAAACGGaacagttgttttatttttggagaaccagtACCGGAatcgataccgataaattcaaaaggttccagtcccccTGCGTACAAtagataaaaagaaaattactcaatttaataaacttattgaCTACTTTAATGTTCGAAGACTACCTCGTTCCATGGATAGTTCTGTTTATAAACGAATCAGATCGTGTTCAcggtaacattttaaaaataaatccgttcaattcataatatcgttcataaattacttttttacaatttaaaatttaaaacccaaaataaatattatattcgcaaataggtaatagtaataaaacaaatttaatttaaaagtatatcattttatttttaatgttttatacttttaggaatgaataaatgaaaataataataatatttgaattaactatAACAAATTTCTATCCACTAAttagaaaaacatttattatttttaattgaaaagatATCAGATTCcatatttgtatttagttttagtcgtatttaattaattgttacagaagttatcaaaaattatatttttttttagtccttACATCAATGGGCGCTGAACCAAACATTTACAAGATAGATACACTGCAGAAAAGGAGACATGtgttgaaatgtaaatatttattaaatactttttgggaCACTAATAAACAGTTATCATTTCTCTATATTTACTTTTCTAATACCAACCTAATCACTTAATTGTTCATCAGACTTAGGGTCATCAGGTTTAGGAGTCGattggtaggtattaaaaagaaatttatttcTCCTTTGTCTTAATTCTGATTCAGTCTATGTGGACTAAAACCACTAAAGCaccttaataattttatgttcatgGTTATCTACACATCGcaactatacctatttatacctattactatacctatacctatttatcttttaaatattcttttatgtgtatttatcaaaaaaatgtacacacatAAGTCTACATGGCCCAACGAGTAACTCATTATCCAACCATACTTAACTAAagctaaaaatatttcgttcaaTAAGATCTCGATCCTCCCTACTGGCCTACTGGTCTAAACAAGCGTAATAGTGTGCAATGATAATGCTTTTTGAGAAATAAGAAATgtcagatatttttaaaaaaatattgaaatatatatagctgcataatatacagagtgttaATAATTTCGTGTGACAAAAATTACAGGGATTATGTTGGCTTACGTGATCCTCACCATTTTTGTCACACAACATATTATACCGAAGTAtcctgtatatatttaaatatttaaattgtacgtTAAAACTGTTTAATGGGCACTCAAAAGTTATTACGACCCTTACGAGCACCTTTATgaccctgtataatatgtatattaaatagaattaaCAGGTAGATATActtagataaatttataaaaataggccaatgtttatatcaattttaattattgttatttaattattattacctaattattatgtattatttattaaccatgcctattgttattatacctgtttgttatagtaatatttcaattgttataaaattaaatcaagtgTATCCAGTAGGATGATTTATCAGAGGATGTTTGACCTCAATATTatcttaacattttatgaacaaaacatggtttttgtaatattcaaactatctaaaagtttgaaaattagtaGTAATctgagtattttataatttaaaatactatttcacCCATACTTTAATTAGTATTCTCTAAccctttaattataaatgtaagcCATTGATTGATCACTTTCCAACACGAATCATCGactacataacaatatattatataagggtTAATTGTGTATACAAATCTGACTGTTcgaattaatgataaaattatttgtctacgataattttaacaaatatcgctttatataatatgttatcaacaTAAATtggtgttaaaattaaattgtaattattattattatcatgtattaaatcaaaaatgtaccgAGCTCCCGACCGTCCGAAGAAATAACGCCTAACCGTGGCTCGACTACATCCTACgaataagacaaaaaaaattaaaataaatcacgtGATCAGAGTAATCCGATATGATGCAcagtacatacattattatacataatattattatgaagagttgtataatgttttatttatattattattacgaaagaGCTGGGTCGTTGTTACGAAAGTCTGCAGTGTTCTCGCTCatgcatatacgtatatatttaggtacaaccGGATACCCGTGTGTCGTCGATCTGTGGGTTTGTCATCTTGCTCTATTCTTTTGTATGCTCCCAACCCCTgcgtaacaaaaataaaataatacggttCTACgctagtattttttaaaattgtccctacatgacaataaattaatatataatgacaataatgcACCGacacataggtagtataaaacAGAATTCCAAGCTAGTATTCCAATTTTTCTTTCTGTAAAAAccttattcgaaaaatattacaaacatgaaaataataatattttaaccaaatcGGTACAGTCATTTGCAAGGTATGACCAAcgaacagtattttatttttctttataaatattgtattatatgacgTAACCAATAGTTATctgtaacaaattaaaaaaaaaatgaatatccaatatttctactaatcataatataaatataaatattaccaattttttaaaatgtaaaatgtaagaTTAAGATAAGGGTTAAAAAACGCAATATCAAAACACTcgaggaataaaaaaaatcttaaatattaggtattattaaatctttaatatttttatatagctaGATTAAAAACTTACGAGTTATGAggcaattaattaattaaactatttgaGTCATACAACCTTTTACCTcggattaaatttttaagctttttttgcCGAAAGAATAATTGTGAATcgatatttaaagataaaaactaaaattaatcgaAGGCGATCCAACATTTTAGTACCTAACCGAAGTTacctaacaattattttataataatattacaaataatataatacattttcataatttatttatgtttttcacgattattttaacaatttagtactgaaagttttcaattttgacctcccaaaagtagCGACTAGGAACctccattaaaattaataaccagAGCGTATTACTACTAGGAAAAGTGTCTCTAAAACAAAGAAACCATAGCACTCGGTATTTTTCCTCTACAAGGAAActctataaatcataaatgtgtttttattaataagtaaccatgacaaCGAAAACCTTACGGAAAATcggtcaaaaacaaaaaacgtgtatccagcccaaaaacatattttatgtaaaaaaaaatcataaacatcattgtaaaatcaatacattcatcgctccactaaTAATCTTATCATAACTTATATTATCCGAATAATATTGTGAGCataacattatatcattatattacaacTAAAAGTCAAAATTCGCGAACTCATCATTACTGACCGTTCAGTAGGCGCTCTAGAACCAAATGGTCGTATAGGGGTGGGAGAGTCCGTTGGGCCCCCTAACAGCCAGCCTGTCTCTGGATTTCTGTGGCCGCGGGTATCAAGTTAAACAAGTGCCGGGACCGACTTTCGTTGGTCGGGTGCATGGACAGCACCCATAATAGCTTAGGCCGACTGTCTATCACAGCCATGGCGTCCCAGAACCGGTAGCCCTGCTTGACGTCCACGCACGCTTTGGCGGCCAGCTCCATTCCGATACGGTCGGCCTCGACCTCGCACGATCGGACGCACGGCAGTACTATGCACAACGTTAAGACGATTAACCAACAGAGGTGTGCCAACATGTTCCAACCCAACGGCAGCAGGGCCCAGATTACCGGGATCACGGGAACCAGGAGCAGTGCGGCGACCACGAATCTGATGCTGCTGAGCTGGTTGGCGTGCCGGAGCAAGCAGTGCGCAAACTCATGGCCGACGAGTATCGCCAGCTGATCGTCGTTGGCCATGGACGTCAGCCCGACGTACACCAGCACCAACCCGTTGGGCTCGACGATGGCGTTGACGGTCGGGCTGTCCACCACCACCACGTTCCACTGGCGGTCCCGGATCGCGTCCACCCCAGAGTTGGCGGCCAACAGCCGGGATGTCACGTCGGCTACGCGCACGTAAACGGGGTGCGCGGTGTCCAGCTGGCTCGAGCGCGTCGACTCCAGCAATTCCTGCGCCTCACACTCAGCCTGTCTCATCAGCATCTGGCCATTGAACAGGAACAACCGCCGACTGCCCGTCCACGGCTCCAGTTCCGTGTGGTACCACAGGTACGCCCCAAACATGCCCAGACAGCAGGCCACCGCCAGCCCGATGTACAGGCGGTTCTCCCAGACCACGGCCGAGTACTGTTGTCTGGTCTCGGCTGTGTGTCGGGTCCACCAGAACCGGGCCGCAAGACCAACGACCGCACCAAAAATGGCCGTCAACTGCATGACGGCTGCTGTAGCCATGTAGTCTAACGACGAGCATGATTTGCACATGTCCGTCAAATTGTTTATAGTGATCGCCAAAGTATAACGCGTCGATTGTTATTGTTGCAGTTTATCTGTACTTGAAACACGAAGGCTtcaaaacaatttcatgaaatatattttcattttttaagcgTTAAAAGGGGAAGGGGTGGGTCGTTTCTCCGATCCTAATTCGAATTGTTATTCACATTACGTGCTTTGTGGTCAACTGAGTCTTAAATCAACACTAATCACTATACAGTGCGGTAgatataaaatgacaaaatgaacttaaaatagtaaatagataagtataccgATAATGTCCAATATACATtggtttataacaatataataaatattatgtacctaggttagcactgtacctatataatattcaaaactctTGGTAACACGAATCGTTTACATTTAGTAACGGTTTCGAATGTTtcgatattttataagtatatttaatataatattatagccactATATATCGACATATCgtagattaggtacctatcataattGTTCAACTGAAGTTCGGTCTTTTGAGTTACTTTCACAGTTTCACTCCAAGATTCGATGTCTTAAGCGCCACACTACATATCCGATTAATCAACGATTTTATCGAGAACCTTAAAGCTGAAATTGAAGAGAGTGTAAAACATTATAGAAATTGAATATAccgataataaatttaattaattgatagaATTTACCTAGATGGCAAATGTAACACTAAACtgcaataaacaaaaaaatattaattaaacggCTCTTTTTGTAACATAGGAAacgtttatttttcatatttttttgggataaaaaaattgtagcacacattttttttgtttaaataataatagctgttaaaagtacattttatgtgaaaccaattatattatactcataatatataatcaaccttttgtttgaaaaagttttaatcaaaatttataaaaatataaaatgtaaataatttataaaatttcaaatgtatattaattgcaATTAGTCTgaatatatgaaaattgaatgatgtataaaatattaaaattcaagttaagtAACGGGGGAATGaatgtttaaagttttttgatTGAAACCTTTTGagctataacaatataacaaaaaaaatttagattaaaaatcattattttacgtttgaatatcaaatgtcatcaaacgctcgtaaaaaataaatgtttttagatgttaaactgtttttaattagtaataaatatttatgtggaatcttgtattacatttttaaaccttagttgttaaaattaaaaattaggtatatgacttcttaaaactaaaaatcaac from the Acyrthosiphon pisum isolate AL4f chromosome X, pea_aphid_22Mar2018_4r6ur, whole genome shotgun sequence genome contains:
- the LOC100570397 gene encoding metalloendopeptidase OMA1, mitochondrial-like, with the protein product MCKSCSSLDYMATAAVMQLTAIFGAVVGLAARFWWTRHTAETRQQYSAVVWENRLYIGLAVACCLGMFGAYLWYHTELEPWTGSRRLFLFNGQMLMRQAECEAQELLESTRSSQLDTAHPVYVRVADVTSRLLAANSGVDAIRDRQWNVVVVDSPTVNAIVEPNGLVLVYVGLTSMANDDQLAILVGHEFAHCLLRHANQLSSIRFVVAALLLVPVIPVIWALLPLGWNMLAHLCWLIVLTLCIVLPCVRSCEVEADRIGMELAAKACVDVKQGYRFWDAMAVIDSRPKLLWVLSMHPTNESRSRHLFNLIPAATEIQRQAGC